The following are encoded together in the Salvia hispanica cultivar TCC Black 2014 chromosome 6, UniMelb_Shisp_WGS_1.0, whole genome shotgun sequence genome:
- the LOC125192108 gene encoding serine carboxypeptidase-like 45, with amino-acid sequence MASSQHYSILVIRTVCALLVVIAAASASQKDADKIASFPGQPAVNFRQYSGYISVDEKQERLYFYYFVEAESEGASKPLVLWLNGGPGCSSIGAGAFSEHGPFQPSGNSLVKNHYSWNKVANMLYLESPAGVGFSYSANQSFYQSVNDDMTARDNLVFLENWFKRFPEFNNTEFYISGESYGGHYVPQLAHLILQSKPKINLKGIAIGNPLLEFNTDFNSRAEYLWSHGLISDATLHDFTFACNYSEIRRQAASGALTPVCRRVIKLVSSEMSRFIDAYDVTLDVCLSSLQLQSLRLNQMQDEPKVNVCVEDETIVYLNRKDVQAAFHARLPNATRWSVCSEVLQYNMQDLEIPTIQVVGALVKSNIRVLVYSGDQDSILPLTGTRTLVNALAKELGLNTTEAYGVWFEGGQVGGWTQVYGDFLSFATIRGASHEAPFSQPERSLVLFRSFVEGKPLPRVNGLAKGKNTVSSMNRLV; translated from the exons ATGGCATCATCTCAGCACTACTCAATCTTGGTAATAAGAACAGTATGCGCGTTGTTGGTAGTGATAGCTGCTGCATCTGCATCCCAGAAAGATGCTGATAAAATAGCAAGTTTTCCCGGCCAACCGGCGGTCAATTTCCGGCAATATTCCGGCTACATAAGCGTGGACGAAAAGCAAGAAAGATTgtatttttactactttgtGGAAGCAGAAAGCGAGGGTGCTTCAAAGCCTCTAGTCCTGTGGTTGAATGGAG GGCCGGGCTGCTCTTCCATTGGAGCCGGTGCTTTCAGCGAGCACGGACCTTTTCAACCCTCTGGCAATTCTTTGGTCAAAAATCACTACAGCTGGAATAAAG TGGCTAATATGTTGTACTTGGAATCACCTGCTGGAGTTGGATTCTCTTACTCTGCAAACCAATCTTTCTACCAATCCGTGAACGATGACATGACAG CAAGAGACAACCTTGTTTTCCTCGAGAATTGGTTCAAGAGATTCCCAGAATTCAACAACACAGAATTTTACATATCAGGAGAGAGCTATGGTG GGCATTATGTCCCACAGCTAGCACATCTCATTCTCCAATCCAAACCCAAGATCAATCTCAAAGGAATAGCA ATAGGAAATCCTCTTCTTGAATTCAACACGGATTTCAACTCGAGGGCTGAGTATTTATGGTCACACGGCCTAATATCCGATGCCACATTGCATGACTTCACATTTGCTTGCAACTACTCCGAGATCAGGAGGCAGGCGGCCTCAGGAGCCCTCACCCCAGTCTGCCGTCGTGTCATCAAGCTCGTCTCCTCTGAGATGAGCCGTTTCATAGACGCCTACGATGTCACCCTCGACGTCTGCCTCTCCTCTCTCCAGCTGCAGTCTCTGCGTCTCAATCAAATG CAAGATGAGCCTAAAGTGAATGTGTGTGTGGAGGATGAGACGATCGTCTACTTAAACAGGAAAGACGTGCAGGCAGCGTTCCACGCCCGACTCCCCAATGCCACCAGATGGAGCGTCTGCAGCGA AGTGCTGCAGTACAATATGCAGGATCTCGAGATACCGACTATCCAAGTTGTGGGCGCACTTGTCAAGTCGAACATTCGAGTATTAGTCTACAG TGGTGATCAAGATTCTATTCTCCCACTCACCGGAACTCGAACACTGGTTAATGCACTTGCCAAAGAATTGGGCTTGAACACAACTGAGGCCTATGGTGTTTGGTTTGAAGGTGGACAG GTTGGTGGATGGACACAAGTCTATGGTGACTTTCTATCATTTGCAACGATACGAGGAGCCTCTCACGAAGCCCCGTTTTCTCAGCCAGAGAGATCACTCGTTCTTTTCAGGTCGTTTGTCGAGGGAAAGCCGCTACCGCGAGTTAATGGGTTGGCCAAGGGGAAGAACACAGTGAGTTCTATGAACAGACTTGTGTAA